The Petropleomorpha daqingensis genome includes a window with the following:
- a CDS encoding shikimate dehydrogenase: MRAAVLGRPVSHSLSPLLHRAAYRALGLSDWTYDALDLGAEDVPVLLAGLGEEWRGFSVTMPCKQAAAAAADEVGALPRLLRAANTLTHLPGGGWRADNTDVHGVGMALQLAGVERVARAAILGAGGTAAATAVALAELGAEHVDVVVREPARAADVLRVFEALGVPTTVTPMAGAVVAADVVVSTVPIGAQPDLLGLGWRAGQTVLDVLYAPWPTPLAERVLEAGGTVISGLEVLFWQATEQVELMTGQPAPITEMRAALDGR, translated from the coding sequence ATGAGGGCCGCGGTCCTCGGCCGCCCGGTCAGCCACTCGCTCTCGCCGCTGCTGCACCGCGCGGCCTACCGCGCGCTGGGGCTGAGCGACTGGACCTACGACGCGCTCGACCTGGGCGCCGAGGACGTCCCGGTCCTGCTCGCCGGCCTGGGCGAGGAGTGGCGGGGCTTCTCGGTGACCATGCCGTGCAAGCAGGCCGCCGCGGCGGCCGCCGACGAGGTCGGTGCGCTGCCGCGGCTGCTGCGGGCGGCCAACACGCTGACCCACCTGCCGGGCGGTGGCTGGCGGGCCGACAACACCGACGTGCACGGCGTGGGCATGGCGCTGCAGCTGGCCGGCGTGGAGCGCGTCGCCCGGGCGGCGATCCTCGGCGCCGGCGGGACGGCCGCGGCCACCGCGGTCGCGCTGGCCGAGCTCGGCGCCGAGCACGTCGACGTCGTCGTCCGGGAGCCGGCGCGCGCCGCCGACGTGCTGCGCGTCTTCGAGGCGCTGGGCGTGCCGACGACGGTCACCCCGATGGCCGGGGCGGTGGTGGCCGCCGACGTCGTCGTCAGCACCGTGCCGATCGGGGCCCAGCCGGACCTGCTGGGTCTGGGCTGGCGGGCCGGGCAGACCGTGCTCGACGTCCTCTACGCCCCGTGGCCCACACCGCTGGCCGAGCGCGTGCTCGAGGCCGGCGGCACCGTCATAAGCGGGCTCGAGGTGCTCTTCTGGCAGGCCACCGAGCAGGTGGAGCTCATGACCGGGCAGCCGGCGCCGATCACCGAGATGCGTGCCGCCCTCGACGGCCGCTGA